One Tamlana carrageenivorans genomic region harbors:
- a CDS encoding transposase: MKIQKISEFQHEFSFLSSTENFNAYYRRFLESDLGKIYSAIPWDSLVDTFGIKEKTTGSKMLFSPKGRIALMFLKHYTCSSDRKLIEQLNSNIDYQFFCDIHLGFNRLTNFKIVSQIRCELADKLDIDLLEKDLFNHWNNHIDCQNQITVDATCYESECRYPTPQKLLWEAVNWLYKQLRETCKILGIKMQRSKYRKWKHRYTEFSKMRRKTNKKRKPLTRSLLHLLDKFIKFEQELRDTYKVQFTKKTITVVWPY, from the coding sequence ATGAAAATACAGAAAATTAGTGAATTTCAGCATGAGTTTTCATTTTTATCTTCTACAGAAAACTTTAATGCTTATTACCGTCGATTTTTAGAAAGTGATTTAGGAAAAATTTACAGCGCAATTCCATGGGATTCTTTAGTTGATACTTTTGGTATTAAAGAAAAAACTACAGGTAGCAAAATGCTGTTTAGTCCCAAAGGCAGAATAGCATTGATGTTTTTAAAGCATTACACTTGTAGCTCAGATAGGAAACTTATAGAGCAACTCAATAGTAATATTGATTATCAGTTTTTCTGTGACATACACTTGGGTTTTAATAGACTTACTAATTTTAAAATAGTCAGTCAAATACGTTGTGAATTGGCAGACAAGCTAGATATCGATTTATTAGAAAAGGACTTGTTTAATCATTGGAATAATCATATTGATTGTCAGAACCAAATTACTGTTGACGCCACTTGTTACGAGAGTGAGTGTCGTTATCCTACACCTCAAAAATTACTATGGGAAGCTGTAAATTGGCTTTATAAGCAGCTTAGAGAAACCTGTAAAATTTTAGGTATAAAAATGCAGCGTTCTAAATATAGAAAATGGAAGCATCGTTATACAGAATTTAGTAAAATGCGTCGAAAAACTAACAAAAAACGAAAACCACTCACAAGATCATTACTACATCTGCTTGACAAGTTTATAAAATTCGAACAAGAGCTTCGAGATACCTACAAAGTTCAATTTACAAAAAAAACTATTACCGTCGTGTGGCCATACTAA
- a CDS encoding IS3 family transposase (programmed frameshift) codes for MEKKYDNEFKSMILDLSKSGIPTKQLSEEYGVHTSVINRWKQEYDLKGGDFSKNEPKSKEHQELIALKKELRDVKMERDNLKKGGEHLFQERQIRYNFILSNKNTYPVEKMCKCMKVSKNAYYHWLKTKDTLKVNSSKSFLKDRIEAIFDNSKQIYGSYRIQKQLEREKLFYSRSYVGLLMKEMGLRSVLNKKFVVTTDSNHSLKTAKNELDRDFTSFSLGYKLVSDITYIRVNQQWNYLTTIMDLADRKIIGWSLSEDMTTENTVLKAWVDARRNRVINQQCIFHSDRGVQYASNRITNMFFFNQKVIQSMSRKGNCWDNAVAESFFKTIKYEWINRFKYTSYNQLYKSIDQYLNWYNTQRLHSSLGYMTPLEKELQLKGFINKAA; via the exons ATGGAAAAAAAATATGACAACGAGTTTAAATCGATGATATTAGATTTATCCAAATCTGGTATACCAACAAAACAACTGAGTGAAGAATATGGAGTTCATACAAGTGTTATTAATAGATGGAAACAAGAGTATGATTTAAAAGGAGGAGATTTTTCTAAAAATGAACCTAAATCCAAAGAACATCAAGAACTTATAGCATTAAAAAAGGAATTAAGAGATGTTAAAATGGAACGTGACA ATCTTAAAAAAGGCGGTGAGCATCTTTTCCAAGAGCGACAGATAAGGTATAACTTCATTTTATCAAACAAAAATACTTATCCTGTCGAAAAGATGTGCAAATGCATGAAGGTTAGTAAAAATGCTTATTACCATTGGCTTAAAACCAAAGACACCTTAAAGGTTAATTCCTCTAAATCATTTTTAAAAGACAGAATCGAAGCTATATTTGACAATAGTAAACAGATTTATGGTAGCTATCGAATTCAAAAACAACTTGAACGAGAAAAGCTTTTTTATTCCCGTTCATATGTGGGGTTACTTATGAAAGAAATGGGACTAAGAAGTGTATTGAATAAGAAATTTGTGGTAACTACGGATTCAAATCATTCTCTAAAAACAGCTAAAAATGAATTAGACAGGGATTTTACCAGTTTTTCTTTAGGCTACAAATTAGTCTCTGACATTACGTATATAAGAGTTAATCAACAATGGAACTATTTAACCACGATAATGGATTTGGCTGATAGAAAAATAATAGGCTGGTCTTTAAGTGAAGATATGACTACTGAGAATACGGTTTTAAAGGCCTGGGTTGATGCTAGAAGAAACAGAGTGATAAACCAGCAGTGTATTTTTCATTCGGACAGGGGTGTGCAATATGCATCCAACAGAATCACAAATATGTTCTTTTTTAATCAAAAAGTGATACAAAGCATGAGTAGAAAGGGAAATTGCTGGGATAATGCTGTAGCTGAAAGTTTTTTTAAAACCATTAAATATGAGTGGATTAACAGATTTAAGTATACGTCTTATAATCAATTATACAAATCTATTGATCAATATTTAAACTGGTATAACACTCAAAGATTACATTCTAGTTTAGGATACATGACGCCTCTTGAAAAAGAATTACAATTAAAAGGATTTATTAACAAAGCTGCTTAG
- the leuB gene encoding 3-isopropylmalate dehydrogenase produces MKFNIALLAGDGIGPEVIDQAVKVSDAVAKKFGHEITWKPALTGAAAIDAVGEPYPDETHEICASSDAVLFGAIGHPKYDNDPSAPVRPEQGLLKMRKKLGLFANVRPTFTFPSLLDKSPLKQERIEGTDLVFLRELTGGIYFGEKGRRDEGETAYDNCVYTRAEVQRLAKKGFELAMTRSKKLCCVDKANVLETSRLWRETVQAMEKDYPEVEVSYEFVDAVAMRLVQWPNSYDVLITENLFGDILTDEASVISGSMGLMPSASMGADIALFEPIHGSYPQATGLNIANPMATVLSAAMMFETAFNLPEEGKAIRDAVNKALAEGIVTEDLADGDKAYGTKEVGDYLAANI; encoded by the coding sequence ATGAAATTTAATATAGCCCTTTTAGCTGGAGACGGCATAGGACCAGAAGTTATAGATCAAGCCGTGAAGGTAAGTGATGCTGTGGCTAAAAAATTCGGACATGAAATTACTTGGAAACCTGCTTTAACAGGTGCTGCTGCTATCGATGCAGTTGGAGAGCCTTACCCAGATGAAACTCATGAAATTTGTGCATCGTCTGATGCGGTTTTATTTGGAGCCATCGGTCACCCAAAGTATGATAATGATCCGTCTGCACCAGTAAGACCAGAACAAGGTTTACTTAAAATGCGTAAAAAATTAGGGTTGTTTGCTAATGTGCGTCCAACGTTCACTTTTCCATCATTATTAGATAAATCACCTTTAAAACAAGAGCGTATCGAAGGAACTGATTTGGTTTTCTTACGTGAATTAACTGGTGGTATTTACTTTGGAGAAAAGGGTAGAAGAGATGAAGGTGAAACCGCTTATGATAACTGCGTTTATACCAGAGCAGAGGTACAACGTCTAGCTAAAAAAGGTTTTGAATTAGCCATGACACGTTCTAAAAAACTTTGTTGTGTTGATAAAGCTAACGTTTTAGAAACGTCTCGTTTATGGAGAGAAACGGTTCAAGCTATGGAAAAAGATTATCCAGAAGTTGAAGTTAGCTATGAATTTGTTGATGCGGTAGCTATGCGTTTGGTGCAATGGCCAAATAGTTATGACGTATTAATTACTGAAAACCTTTTCGGAGATATTTTAACCGATGAAGCTTCAGTGATTTCTGGGTCTATGGGATTAATGCCATCGGCGTCTATGGGGGCTGATATTGCTTTATTCGAACCTATTCACGGATCATATCCACAAGCAACAGGTTTAAATATTGCCAATCCAATGGCTACAGTATTATCTGCTGCCATGATGTTCGAGACCGCTTTTAATTTACCGGAAGAAGGTAAGGCTATTAGAGACGCAGTAAACAAAGCTTTAGCCGAAGGTATTGTTACTGAAGATTTAGCCGATGGAGATAAAGCTTACGGTACTAAAGAAGTTGGAGACTATTTAGCTGCAAATATTTAA
- a CDS encoding acyl-CoA thioesterase yields the protein MNFHTRKWIKPEDLNANGTLFGGRLLDWIDEEAALYTIIQLENPKVVTKYISEIDFRASAKQGDIIEIGISPVKFGKASLTLSCEVRNKMTRETIITISNIVMVNVGPDGKPLAHGKTKVEYVKDRLE from the coding sequence ATGAATTTTCACACAAGAAAATGGATTAAACCAGAAGATTTAAATGCTAATGGTACCTTATTTGGAGGCCGTTTATTAGATTGGATTGACGAAGAAGCAGCGCTCTATACGATTATTCAATTAGAAAACCCTAAAGTAGTAACTAAATATATTAGTGAGATTGATTTTAGAGCTTCAGCAAAACAGGGTGATATCATTGAAATTGGTATCAGTCCTGTGAAATTTGGAAAAGCCTCGTTAACCTTAAGTTGTGAAGTTAGAAATAAAATGACTCGGGAAACCATTATTACCATTTCAAATATCGTTATGGTTAATGTTGGACCAGATGGTAAGCCTTTAGCTCACGGTAAAACTAAGGTAGAATACGTTAAAGATAGGCTAGAATAA
- a CDS encoding tRNA pseudouridine synthase A, translating to MKKFFYVFNIQYLGYRFHGWQKQPDVKTLHLMVDRTLNYILEGKPFKSLSSGRTDAMVSAECAAFELFLQEPIEDQEAFLELFNYNLPQDIRALSIREVDAKFNIINNSKIKEYLYLFTYGEKCHPFCAPIMTTILDDLDIELMKEGAKLFEGEHYVRSYCYKPTDNGIYTREILTCELVENTIYTANYFPKQSYILRVRGKGFMRNQIRLMMGTLIDLGKGKLTLEDIRVSLLPDSKVKMEYIAPASGLILNKIDFI from the coding sequence TTGAAAAAGTTTTTCTACGTTTTTAACATACAATATTTAGGATATCGTTTTCACGGATGGCAAAAACAGCCAGATGTGAAAACGTTGCACCTTATGGTGGATAGAACTCTAAATTATATCCTGGAAGGTAAACCGTTTAAGAGTTTAAGTTCTGGGCGTACTGATGCCATGGTTTCGGCAGAATGTGCAGCTTTCGAATTATTTTTACAGGAACCCATTGAAGATCAGGAGGCTTTTCTTGAATTATTTAATTATAATTTGCCTCAAGATATTCGGGCTTTAAGTATTCGAGAAGTTGATGCTAAATTTAATATTATTAATAACTCGAAAATTAAAGAGTATTTATATTTATTCACTTACGGTGAAAAGTGCCATCCTTTTTGCGCACCAATTATGACGACCATTTTAGATGATTTGGATATCGAATTGATGAAAGAAGGAGCGAAACTTTTTGAAGGTGAACACTATGTGCGTTCCTACTGCTACAAACCAACCGATAATGGTATTTACACAAGAGAAATTCTAACTTGTGAATTGGTTGAAAACACAATCTATACCGCCAATTACTTTCCGAAACAATCTTACATTTTACGTGTTAGGGGTAAAGGGTTCATGCGTAATCAAATTCGTTTAATGATGGGAACCCTTATCGATTTAGGGAAAGGCAAGCTCACATTAGAAGATATTCGCGTTAGTTTACTTCCAGATAGTAAAGTGAAAATGGAGTATATTGCCCCAGCTTCAGGGTTGATCTTGAATAAAATAGATTTTATTTAA
- the hisF gene encoding imidazole glycerol phosphate synthase subunit HisF: MLTKRIVPCLDIKNGRTVKGVNFVDLRDAGDPVVLAKQYADQGADELVFLDIAATLEGRGTTLDMVLRVAEQVNIPFTVGGGISSVEHVDALLQCGADKVSINSSAVKRPDLINELSNKFGSQCVVVAIDAKQVEGQWKVHLAGGSIPTEIDLFEWAKEVEQRGAGEILFTSMNHDGTKNGFANEALAKLSDTLNIPIIASGGAGNVQHFIDTFKDGKSDAALAASVFHFGEIPIPQLKKELKKNNIEVRL, from the coding sequence ATGTTAACAAAAAGAATAGTTCCTTGTTTAGATATTAAAAATGGACGTACCGTAAAAGGTGTGAATTTTGTAGATTTGCGTGATGCGGGAGATCCCGTAGTGTTAGCTAAACAATATGCCGATCAAGGGGCTGATGAGTTGGTTTTTTTAGATATCGCTGCGACCTTAGAAGGAAGAGGAACTACTTTAGATATGGTTTTACGTGTTGCCGAGCAAGTTAATATTCCTTTTACCGTAGGTGGAGGTATATCATCCGTAGAACATGTCGATGCGCTTTTACAATGTGGTGCCGATAAGGTTTCTATAAATTCATCGGCGGTTAAACGCCCCGATTTGATTAATGAATTATCTAATAAATTTGGTAGTCAGTGTGTGGTAGTTGCCATTGATGCCAAGCAAGTAGAAGGGCAGTGGAAAGTACATTTAGCTGGTGGAAGCATACCAACAGAAATTGATTTGTTCGAATGGGCTAAGGAAGTGGAACAACGTGGTGCTGGTGAAATTTTATTCACCTCGATGAACCATGATGGTACCAAAAACGGATTTGCTAATGAAGCTTTGGCTAAATTATCGGATACTTTAAATATTCCAATAATTGCATCTGGCGGAGCAGGAAATGTTCAGCATTTTATAGATACTTTTAAAGACGGAAAATCGGACGCAGCATTAGCAGCTAGTGTGTTTCATTTTGGCGAAATCCCAATTCCGCAGCTAAAAAAAGAGCTGAAAAAAAATAACATAGAAGTACGACTTTAA
- a CDS encoding alpha-isopropylmalate synthase regulatory domain-containing protein yields the protein MSFRKIEIMDTTLRDGEQTSSVSFSASEKLTIAKLLLEELKVDRIEIASARVSEGELQAVKDVTKWAAENNHLSAVEVLTFVDKGVSINWMVEAGAKVQNLLTKGSLNHLTHQLKKTPNQHFEEIKENIDLAQNHGIITNVYLEDWSNGMRNSKAYVYEFLDFLSSQAVTRIMLPDTLGILTPEESFNFIKEIKEAYPKMHFDFHAHNDYDLGVANVMAGLNAGADGLHLTVNGMGERAGNAPMSSTIAVINDFMPHLKIGVNEKMLYTVSKLVENFSGLVIPSNKPIIGANVFTQTAGIHADGDSKNNLYFSDLMPERFGRTRKYALGKSSGKANIQKNLQELGLQLNDADLKKVTQRIIELGDKKQVVTKEDLPYIISDVLDRTYEEKVKVNTYVLTHSKGLKPTTSVSITIEGETFEENAQGDGQFDAFMNAIKSIFKNERLMVLPDLIDYAVRIPPGSRSDALCETIITWKNENREFKTRGLDSDQTVSAIIATEKMLNIIIS from the coding sequence ATGAGTTTTAGAAAAATAGAAATAATGGATACGACATTACGCGATGGTGAACAAACCTCGAGTGTGTCGTTTTCTGCTTCTGAGAAGTTGACAATCGCAAAGCTTTTACTTGAAGAATTAAAAGTGGATCGTATTGAAATTGCTTCGGCACGTGTGTCTGAGGGCGAGCTTCAAGCTGTAAAAGATGTTACGAAATGGGCAGCAGAAAATAATCATTTGTCAGCCGTAGAAGTTTTAACGTTTGTTGATAAAGGTGTTTCTATAAATTGGATGGTTGAAGCTGGTGCTAAAGTACAGAACCTACTAACGAAAGGTTCATTAAATCATTTAACTCACCAGCTTAAAAAGACTCCAAATCAACATTTTGAGGAAATAAAAGAAAATATTGATCTTGCTCAGAATCACGGTATCATTACCAATGTATATTTAGAAGATTGGAGTAATGGTATGCGAAATTCAAAAGCTTATGTTTATGAGTTTTTAGATTTCTTATCCTCACAAGCTGTAACACGAATTATGCTTCCAGATACTTTGGGGATATTAACTCCCGAAGAATCGTTTAACTTCATTAAAGAAATAAAGGAAGCTTATCCTAAAATGCATTTTGATTTCCATGCTCATAATGATTATGATTTAGGAGTAGCCAATGTTATGGCTGGTTTAAATGCTGGCGCCGATGGATTGCATCTTACGGTAAATGGAATGGGTGAGCGTGCTGGAAATGCACCGATGTCCAGTACCATAGCTGTAATTAACGATTTTATGCCGCACCTTAAAATTGGTGTAAATGAGAAGATGCTATACACGGTTAGTAAATTGGTAGAAAACTTTTCAGGATTAGTTATTCCTTCTAATAAACCTATAATTGGAGCGAATGTTTTTACGCAAACTGCTGGTATTCATGCCGATGGTGATAGTAAAAACAATCTCTATTTTAGCGATTTAATGCCAGAACGTTTCGGCAGAACTCGAAAGTATGCTTTAGGAAAGTCATCTGGTAAAGCTAATATTCAAAAGAATTTACAGGAACTCGGACTTCAACTTAACGACGCAGATTTAAAAAAGGTAACCCAACGAATTATTGAGTTGGGTGACAAGAAGCAAGTGGTAACCAAAGAGGATTTACCATATATCATTTCTGATGTTTTAGATAGAACGTATGAGGAAAAAGTAAAGGTAAACACCTACGTGTTAACGCATTCAAAAGGACTGAAACCTACAACTTCGGTATCCATTACTATAGAAGGTGAAACATTTGAAGAAAATGCACAGGGCGACGGACAATTTGATGCTTTTATGAATGCTATTAAAAGTATTTTCAAAAACGAACGTTTAATGGTTTTACCCGACTTAATCGATTATGCAGTAAGAATTCCGCCAGGAAGTCGATCGGATGCTTTATGTGAAACCATTATTACATGGAAAAACGAAAATAGAGAGTTTAAAACTAGAGGTTTAGATTCCGATCAAACGGTTTCAGCCATTATAGCAACCGAAAAAATGTTGAATATCATTATTAGTTAA
- a CDS encoding DUF1328 domain-containing protein: MLRWTITFIIIALIAGVLGFGGVAGASAGIAKICFYIFIILFILSLLRGVMKK; encoded by the coding sequence ATGTTACGTTGGACCATCACTTTTATTATTATTGCTTTAATCGCTGGAGTTTTAGGCTTCGGAGGAGTAGCTGGAGCATCAGCTGGAATTGCTAAAATTTGCTTCTATATATTCATTATTTTATTTATTCTGTCCTTATTAAGAGGTGTGATGAAAAAGTAA
- the hisIE gene encoding bifunctional phosphoribosyl-AMP cyclohydrolase/phosphoribosyl-ATP diphosphatase HisIE, producing MSESYKEIIMTIKYDSNGLVPAIIQDATTAKVLMLGYMNEASYQKTIETNKVTFFSRSKQRLWTKGEESGNFLNLVSIKNDCDNDSLLIQVNPVGPTCHKGTDTCWAEENASSYGFFSTLEDVIAERVANKDTKKSYVASLFAKGINKVAQKVGEEAVETVIEAMDNNDELFLYESADLLFHYLMLLQAKGFTLKDIEAELKGRHK from the coding sequence ATTTCAGAATCATATAAAGAAATTATCATGACAATTAAATACGACTCAAACGGACTCGTTCCAGCGATTATTCAAGATGCTACAACAGCTAAAGTATTGATGCTAGGGTATATGAATGAAGCATCCTACCAAAAAACCATTGAAACCAATAAGGTTACTTTTTTTAGTAGAAGTAAACAGCGTTTATGGACGAAAGGTGAAGAAAGTGGTAACTTTTTAAATCTTGTGAGTATTAAAAATGATTGTGATAATGATTCGCTTTTAATTCAAGTAAATCCCGTAGGTCCTACTTGCCATAAAGGAACAGATACCTGTTGGGCTGAAGAAAACGCATCGTCTTATGGGTTCTTTTCTACTTTAGAAGATGTGATTGCAGAGCGTGTTGCTAATAAAGACACCAAAAAATCTTATGTAGCCAGTTTGTTTGCAAAGGGGATTAATAAAGTCGCTCAAAAAGTTGGTGAAGAGGCTGTTGAAACCGTTATTGAAGCCATGGATAACAATGATGAATTGTTTTTATATGAGTCTGCCGATTTGTTATTTCACTACCTCATGTTACTTCAAGCTAAAGGATTTACCCTTAAAGATATTGAAGCCGAATTAAAAGGAAGACACAAGTAA
- a CDS encoding glyoxalase produces the protein MNTRQSNLTNIRPEILGETIKDNMSKDERFQNLVLRPIIKLQNDLLIEVFKNYIRKHKSVFHEFTLEKRKTYIENAIQRDMKLRNSMKGMIIGQFTVEEYLIYIENSSALNKRMMNIVKERLLSQIQLFDNPEFLKAV, from the coding sequence ATGAACACTAGACAATCAAATCTGACCAACATTCGACCTGAGATTTTAGGCGAGACTATTAAGGATAACATGAGTAAAGACGAGCGGTTTCAAAATTTAGTCCTGAGACCAATTATAAAGCTACAGAATGATTTGCTCATAGAAGTTTTCAAAAATTACATTCGAAAACACAAATCTGTTTTTCATGAATTCACTTTAGAAAAACGCAAGACTTACATAGAAAATGCCATACAAAGAGACATGAAGCTTAGAAATTCTATGAAAGGCATGATTATCGGTCAGTTTACTGTTGAAGAATACCTCATTTATATTGAAAATTCTTCTGCTCTAAACAAAAGGATGATGAATATTGTAAAAGAACGATTACTAAGTCAAATACAATTATTTGACAATCCTGAATTTCTTAAAGCTGTTTAG
- a CDS encoding DUF2461 domain-containing protein: MSLVLQPSVFDFFKRLEKNNNRDWFNENKQEFKAIESEVKTFYNTVLNQLNTHDEIDKLKIFRIYRDVRFSKNKLPYKTHFGGLFHRVKPRLRGGYYLHIQPNNESFIATGFWDPAKEDLLRIRKEFEMDDSEIRDIIEEKSFKAVWGEFVGDEVKTAPKGFSKDHKSIDLIRKKQFLFVKKYSDKAVLDAHFLKNISQAFKTIRPYFDYMSDVLTTDLNGVSIIE; the protein is encoded by the coding sequence ATGAGTTTAGTATTGCAACCTTCTGTTTTTGATTTCTTTAAAAGATTAGAAAAAAACAACAACCGCGATTGGTTTAATGAAAATAAACAGGAGTTTAAAGCCATAGAAAGTGAAGTGAAAACGTTCTATAATACGGTTTTAAATCAACTAAATACTCATGATGAAATTGATAAACTTAAAATTTTTAGAATTTACCGAGATGTACGGTTTTCAAAAAATAAATTACCTTATAAAACGCATTTCGGTGGTTTATTTCACAGAGTTAAACCGCGTTTAAGGGGAGGCTACTATCTACATATTCAACCAAATAATGAAAGTTTTATTGCTACAGGATTTTGGGATCCAGCCAAAGAAGATCTATTAAGAATTAGAAAAGAATTTGAAATGGACGACTCTGAAATCCGAGACATCATAGAAGAAAAATCATTTAAAGCCGTTTGGGGTGAATTTGTTGGTGATGAAGTTAAAACAGCACCTAAAGGATTTAGTAAAGACCATAAATCCATCGATTTAATAAGAAAAAAGCAATTTTTATTTGTTAAAAAGTATAGCGATAAAGCGGTTTTAGATGCTCATTTTCTAAAAAATATAAGCCAGGCGTTCAAAACAATTCGCCCATATTTTGATTATATGAGTGATGTTTTAACCACAGATTTAAATGGTGTTTCAATAATTGAGTAA
- the leuD gene encoding 3-isopropylmalate dehydratase small subunit produces MAYDKFTKLTSTAVPLPIENVDTDQIIPARFLKATTRDGFGDNLFRDWRYNGDDTPKEDFVLNNPIYSGKILVGGKNFGSGSSREHAAWAVYDYGFRCVVSSFFADIFKNNCLNIGVLPVQISPEFLNEIFEAVYEDPKTELVIDLEAQTITLPSSGTQESFDINGYKKGNMLNGFDDIDYLQSMKSEIESFTETRPF; encoded by the coding sequence ATGGCTTACGATAAATTTACAAAATTAACCAGTACTGCAGTTCCATTACCAATCGAGAACGTAGATACTGATCAAATTATACCAGCACGTTTTTTAAAAGCTACAACTCGTGATGGTTTTGGTGATAACTTATTCCGCGACTGGAGATACAATGGTGATGATACACCTAAAGAAGATTTCGTTTTAAACAACCCTATTTACAGTGGCAAAATCCTTGTAGGAGGAAAGAACTTTGGTTCTGGATCTTCAAGAGAGCACGCTGCTTGGGCGGTTTATGATTACGGATTTCGTTGCGTAGTATCTAGTTTCTTCGCAGATATCTTTAAAAATAACTGTTTGAACATTGGTGTATTACCAGTTCAAATTTCTCCAGAATTTTTGAATGAAATTTTTGAAGCGGTTTATGAAGATCCTAAAACGGAACTGGTAATCGATTTAGAGGCTCAAACAATTACATTACCATCATCTGGTACACAAGAATCATTTGATATTAATGGTTACAAAAAAGGTAACATGTTAAATGGTTTTGATGATATTGATTACTTACAGAGCATGAAAAGTGAGATTGAAAGTTTTACTGAAACACGCCCGTTCTAA
- the leuC gene encoding 3-isopropylmalate dehydratase large subunit, giving the protein MSKSLFDKVWDSHVVRKIEDGPDVLYIDRHLIHEVTSPVAFVGLKSRGLTVLYPKRTFAVADHNTPTINQHLPVEDPLSANQLKTLENNANEYGISHWGLGHQNNGIVHVVGPENGITLPGATIVCGDSHTSTHGAFGAIAFGIGTSEVEMVLTTQCIMQPKPKKMRININGPLSKGVTPKDVGLYIISQLTTSGATGYFVEYAGDVFENMSMEGRMTVCNLSIEMGARGGMIAPDEKTFEYIKGRPMTPKGADWDKAMAYWETLKTDEGVVFDKEYTFDASDIEPMITYGTNPGMGMGISKNIPSAESVEGGKATYDKSLAYMGYAEDEQMIGKKIDYVFIGSCTNGRIEDFRAFASIVKGRKKADNVTAWLVPGSHIVEAKIKEEGLLDIFEEAGFVLREPGCSACLAMNDDKVPAGKYAVSTSNRNFEGRQGPGSRTLLASPLVAAAAAVTGVVTDPRELL; this is encoded by the coding sequence ATGAGTAAATCATTGTTTGACAAAGTGTGGGATTCACATGTTGTAAGAAAAATTGAAGATGGTCCAGATGTTTTGTATATCGATCGTCATTTAATCCATGAAGTAACCAGTCCTGTGGCATTTGTTGGTTTAAAGAGTAGGGGTTTAACAGTATTATATCCAAAGCGTACTTTTGCAGTTGCCGATCATAATACGCCTACCATTAACCAGCATTTACCAGTAGAAGACCCGTTGTCTGCTAATCAATTAAAAACATTAGAAAATAACGCGAATGAATATGGTATTAGTCACTGGGGACTAGGACACCAAAATAATGGTATTGTTCACGTTGTAGGACCAGAGAATGGTATTACACTACCAGGAGCAACTATTGTTTGTGGAGATTCACATACGTCAACTCATGGTGCTTTTGGAGCCATTGCTTTTGGTATTGGTACGTCAGAAGTAGAAATGGTGCTTACTACACAATGTATTATGCAGCCTAAGCCTAAAAAAATGCGTATCAACATTAATGGGCCTTTAAGTAAAGGGGTTACACCTAAAGATGTTGGTCTTTATATCATTTCACAATTAACAACTTCTGGGGCTACTGGATATTTTGTTGAGTACGCTGGTGATGTTTTCGAGAATATGAGTATGGAAGGCCGTATGACGGTTTGTAACCTATCTATAGAAATGGGTGCCCGTGGTGGTATGATTGCTCCAGATGAAAAAACTTTCGAATACATTAAAGGGCGTCCTATGACTCCTAAAGGAGCTGATTGGGATAAAGCCATGGCGTATTGGGAAACTTTAAAAACGGACGAAGGTGTTGTGTTTGATAAAGAATATACTTTTGATGCAAGTGATATTGAGCCTATGATTACCTACGGAACAAATCCAGGTATGGGTATGGGTATTTCTAAAAACATCCCATCTGCTGAATCTGTTGAAGGTGGTAAAGCAACTTACGATAAGTCTTTAGCTTACATGGGTTATGCTGAAGATGAGCAAATGATTGGAAAGAAAATTGATTACGTATTTATTGGTTCTTGTACTAATGGACGTATTGAAGATTTCCGTGCTTTTGCATCGATTGTAAAAGGAAGAAAAAAGGCTGATAATGTAACAGCTTGGTTAGTGCCAGGTTCACACATTGTTGAAGCCAAAATAAAAGAAGAAGGTTTGTTAGATATTTTTGAAGAAGCTGGATTTGTACTTAGAGAACCAGGTTGTTCGGCTTGTTTAGCGATGAATGATGATAAAGTACCTGCAGGGAAATATGCGGTAAGTACATCAAACAGAAACTTTGAAGGTCGTCAAGGTCCTGGATCAAGAACCTTATTAGCTAGTCCTTTAGTGGCTGCTGCAGCTGCTGTAACTGGCGTTGTAACCGATCCTAGAGAACTTTTATAA